One genomic window of Thalassolituus hydrocarboniclasticus includes the following:
- a CDS encoding TIGR02647 family protein, translated as MPISQELLHEMNLLAQFDLHSMQQGIKVHSDAAPEIVAAAQRLFDKGLIDQADGGYLTSLGLDAAEHVQNLLQILKV; from the coding sequence ATGCCGATTTCTCAGGAATTACTGCACGAAATGAATCTGCTGGCACAGTTTGATCTGCACAGCATGCAACAGGGTATCAAGGTTCATTCTGATGCTGCGCCGGAAATTGTCGCTGCTGCACAGCGGTTGTTTGATAAAGGCCTGATTGATCAGGCTGATGGCGGCTATCTCACCAGTCTGGGACTGGATGCCGCTGAGCATGTGCAGAATCTGCTGCAGATTCTTAAAGTCTGA
- a CDS encoding 16S rRNA (uracil(1498)-N(3))-methyltransferase: MSGPRIYSAAALCSGLRIELDDQAFAHLIRVLRMGDGDPVRLFNGDGHEYAGQLCDVQKKSASVLVGDILRSEADTLLNLQLGQVVSKGDRMDFTIQKATELGISDITPLWSERCEVRLKGERLDKKMEHWQKVAISACEQSGRNRIPTIHPPQYFADWAKDNTADVRLLLHPHRQKPLRDYPQPASVALLVGPEGGFSEQEVEMAMSSGFAGLTLGPRILRTETAALAALSVFQFQWGDFS; encoded by the coding sequence ATGTCCGGCCCCCGTATTTATTCTGCCGCCGCCCTGTGCAGCGGTCTGCGCATTGAACTGGATGACCAGGCCTTTGCCCACCTGATCCGTGTATTACGCATGGGCGACGGCGATCCTGTCCGCCTGTTTAATGGTGATGGCCATGAATACGCCGGACAACTGTGTGATGTGCAGAAAAAAAGTGCGTCGGTACTGGTTGGCGATATTCTGCGCAGCGAAGCCGATACCCTGCTCAACCTGCAACTTGGGCAGGTGGTCTCCAAGGGTGACCGCATGGACTTCACTATCCAGAAAGCGACCGAACTGGGTATCAGCGATATCACCCCACTGTGGAGCGAGCGCTGTGAAGTCCGCTTAAAAGGCGAGCGGCTGGATAAAAAAATGGAGCACTGGCAGAAGGTGGCAATTTCCGCCTGTGAACAGAGCGGCCGTAACCGCATTCCGACCATTCATCCACCACAGTATTTTGCCGACTGGGCAAAAGACAACACTGCGGATGTACGTCTGTTGCTGCATCCTCACCGGCAGAAACCACTGCGTGACTATCCGCAGCCGGCAAGCGTCGCCCTGCTGGTCGGACCGGAAGGCGGATTCAGCGAACAGGAAGTGGAAATGGCCATGAGCAGCGGCTTTGCCGGACTGACATTAGGCCCGCGGATTCTGCGTACCGAAACAGCAGCGCTGGCGGCATTAAGTGTGTTTCAGTTTCAGTGGGGGGATTTCAGCTGA
- a CDS encoding PilZ domain-containing protein, with protein sequence MEERRRFFRLDDEVVMDFQAITQDEFSHWKENHSQQKSELKQLEQDIGNLIHQVRSVHPAIGQALELLNRKMNLLNGSNANHPELNLSMTEARVRVNLSACGMAFNTDADLRGSSHLLFNLQLKPSNAILSLAGNIVSIDNSGESDAPYMVRVNFEGLKETEQELLIQHLFQLQSRTLRQQRDHE encoded by the coding sequence ATGGAAGAGAGACGCCGCTTTTTCCGCCTTGATGATGAAGTGGTGATGGATTTTCAGGCCATCACCCAGGATGAATTCAGCCACTGGAAAGAGAATCACAGCCAACAGAAGAGTGAGCTGAAACAACTGGAGCAGGACATCGGCAATCTGATTCATCAGGTGCGCTCGGTGCACCCGGCCATTGGTCAGGCTCTCGAATTACTGAACCGTAAAATGAATCTGCTGAACGGCAGCAACGCCAATCATCCGGAACTGAATCTGTCGATGACGGAAGCCCGCGTACGGGTAAATCTCAGCGCCTGTGGCATGGCCTTTAATACCGATGCCGATCTGCGCGGCAGCAGCCATTTGCTGTTTAACCTGCAGCTGAAACCATCCAATGCCATTCTGTCTCTGGCGGGTAATATCGTCTCCATCGACAACAGCGGCGAAAGCGATGCACCTTACATGGTGCGGGTCAATTTTGAAGGCCTGAAAGAAACCGAACAGGAGCTGCTGATTCAGCATCTGTTCCAGCTGCAGAGCCGTACCTTACGCCAGCAACGCGATCACGAATAA
- a CDS encoding flagellar motor protein MotB — translation MAAEEEQECPPCPAGIPGWVMTFADLMSLLMCFFVLLLSFSEMDAMKFKRLAGELREAFGVQTVVNVSDPPKGTSIIARHFSPSIPEPTPINEVRQKTSDITKSSLEVLCQDEITQQEERQGDQGQQTREIVVPQEDIENKKTEAEAMEIAAKLESEIAQGQLEIETVGKKIIIRIEQRGAFRSGSDYIDDKFLPVIDKIREVLVTIPGQISVEGHTDDIPVAGGRYRSNWTLSSARAAAFAEELFVAPELDSSRFQIVGHADTQPLVPNTDAESRARNRRVEIVILRTHENDDDDVPEIQPDDGQVKDAVNARPEDFELSPDEIF, via the coding sequence ATGGCCGCTGAAGAAGAACAGGAATGTCCACCCTGTCCTGCCGGTATTCCCGGCTGGGTGATGACCTTTGCCGATCTGATGTCGCTGCTGATGTGCTTTTTCGTACTGCTGCTGTCATTTTCAGAAATGGATGCCATGAAATTCAAACGGCTGGCCGGTGAGCTGCGTGAAGCTTTTGGCGTGCAGACGGTTGTGAACGTCAGTGATCCGCCAAAAGGCACCAGTATTATTGCCCGTCATTTCAGTCCGTCGATTCCGGAGCCGACCCCAATCAATGAGGTACGGCAAAAAACCAGCGACATCACCAAAAGTTCGCTGGAAGTGTTGTGCCAGGATGAAATTACCCAGCAGGAAGAACGCCAGGGCGATCAGGGACAGCAAACCCGTGAAATAGTGGTACCGCAAGAAGATATAGAGAATAAAAAGACCGAAGCAGAGGCTATGGAAATAGCGGCCAAGCTGGAAAGCGAAATTGCTCAGGGCCAGCTGGAAATCGAAACCGTGGGCAAAAAGATTATTATCCGCATCGAACAGCGCGGCGCCTTCCGCTCAGGTTCGGATTATATTGACGACAAATTCCTGCCGGTGATCGATAAAATCCGCGAAGTACTGGTAACGATTCCGGGTCAGATTTCCGTTGAGGGACATACTGATGATATTCCGGTTGCCGGTGGCCGCTACCGTTCCAACTGGACGCTGTCTTCCGCCCGGGCTGCAGCCTTTGCCGAAGAGTTGTTTGTCGCGCCGGAACTCGACTCCAGCCGTTTTCAGATTGTCGGCCATGCCGATACTCAGCCACTGGTACCGAATACCGATGCTGAATCCCGCGCCCGTAACCGCCGGGTAGAGATCGTGATTCTGCGCACCCACGAAAATGACGATGACGATGTTCCGGAGATACAACCGGACGACGGACAGGTAAAAGATGCGGTAAATGCCCGGCCCGAGGATTTCGAGCTGAGCCCTGACGAAATATTCTGA
- the pomA gene encoding flagellar motor protein PomA, whose product MDLASLVGVVGAFGIVVMAMVLGGDISMFVNVPSILIVIVGSMFAVMMKFELGQFLGAIKIAAKAFSFKLSKPEAIIEEVVEMAGLARKGGLLSLEGKEVSDDFLSKGIQLLVDGHDPDVVRTLMNKELKQASERHDIGITIFKSLGDVAPAMGMIGTLIGLVAMLANMDDPKSIGPAMAVALLTTLYGAMVATMLSLPIADKLTLRKNEEDRLKSMIIDALLAIQSGQNPRVIETMLQAYIQEGKRNTSGD is encoded by the coding sequence GTGGATCTCGCATCGTTAGTTGGGGTAGTCGGCGCCTTTGGCATCGTCGTTATGGCGATGGTCCTGGGCGGCGATATCAGTATGTTTGTGAACGTGCCTTCGATCCTGATTGTGATCGTCGGCAGTATGTTCGCCGTTATGATGAAGTTTGAACTCGGCCAGTTTCTTGGCGCTATTAAAATTGCCGCCAAAGCCTTTTCTTTTAAGCTCAGTAAACCGGAAGCCATTATTGAAGAGGTAGTGGAAATGGCCGGTCTGGCGCGTAAAGGCGGGTTGTTATCACTGGAAGGCAAAGAGGTCAGTGATGACTTCCTCAGTAAAGGTATCCAGCTGCTGGTCGATGGCCACGATCCGGACGTTGTGCGCACGTTAATGAATAAAGAGCTGAAGCAAGCCAGCGAACGCCATGATATCGGTATCACTATTTTTAAGTCGCTGGGTGACGTTGCTCCGGCGATGGGCATGATTGGTACCCTGATTGGTCTGGTGGCCATGCTGGCGAATATGGATGACCCCAAGTCCATCGGTCCGGCCATGGCGGTTGCACTGCTGACCACACTCTACGGTGCGATGGTTGCGACCATGCTGTCACTGCCGATTGCCGACAAGCTGACGCTGCGTAAGAACGAAGAAGACCGGCTGAAATCTATGATCATTGATGCACTTCTCGCCATTCAGAGCGGCCAGAATCCCCGTGTAATTGAAACCATGTTGCAGGCCTATATTCAGGAAGGCAAACGCAACACATCAGGTGACTGA
- a CDS encoding exodeoxyribonuclease VII small subunit, which yields MTGKNAPFEFEAALTELEQLVVRMENGDLSLEDSLRAFEQGIGLTRQCQQALSAAEQRVQLLLEQNGQSVAQPFSTGEEP from the coding sequence ATGACTGGTAAAAATGCCCCTTTTGAATTTGAAGCAGCACTGACCGAGCTTGAGCAACTGGTCGTGCGTATGGAAAACGGCGACCTGTCGCTGGAAGATTCGTTACGTGCCTTTGAGCAGGGCATTGGCCTGACCCGTCAGTGCCAGCAGGCGCTGAGTGCCGCCGAGCAGCGGGTGCAGTTGCTGCTGGAACAAAATGGACAGAGCGTGGCGCAACCTTTCAGTACAGGTGAGGAGCCATAA
- the ispA gene encoding (2E,6E)-farnesyl diphosphate synthase, whose protein sequence is MAQDLQPLQQQLQSVQLRLEQQLHQHLQALQLADPRLAEAMTYGVLNGGKRLRPFLCYAAAQALGGNWQQADAAATALEMVHSYSLVHDDLPAMDDDDLRRGKPTCHIAFDEATAILAGDGLLTAAFEVLANAPQQTAEQRLTLIRLLAQGSGGAGMVAGQSIDLGHVGKPMTLPELERMHRHKTGALIRSAVLMGAHAACADVDKTTEQALVRYADAVGLAFQVQDDILDIEGDTAILGKTQGADLALNKPTYPALLGLDGARTKARELVADAHAALTELRGDTSVLAQLADYIINRDH, encoded by the coding sequence ATGGCGCAGGATTTACAGCCATTACAGCAACAGCTGCAGAGTGTACAGCTACGGCTGGAGCAGCAGCTGCATCAGCATCTGCAGGCATTGCAGCTGGCCGATCCGCGTTTGGCGGAAGCCATGACTTATGGCGTGTTGAATGGCGGTAAACGCCTGCGGCCATTTCTCTGTTATGCCGCCGCCCAGGCGCTGGGTGGAAACTGGCAGCAGGCCGATGCCGCAGCCACCGCACTGGAAATGGTGCACAGCTACAGTCTGGTGCACGATGATTTACCGGCCATGGACGACGATGATCTGCGCCGTGGTAAGCCAACCTGTCATATCGCTTTCGATGAAGCGACCGCTATTCTGGCCGGTGATGGCCTGCTGACCGCCGCCTTTGAAGTGCTGGCCAATGCGCCGCAGCAAACGGCAGAGCAGCGCCTGACCCTGATACGTCTGCTGGCGCAGGGCTCTGGTGGTGCGGGAATGGTGGCCGGACAGAGCATAGACCTCGGCCATGTCGGTAAGCCGATGACGCTGCCCGAGCTGGAGCGCATGCACCGCCATAAAACCGGGGCGCTGATCCGCAGTGCCGTGTTAATGGGCGCTCACGCTGCCTGTGCTGACGTGGATAAGACAACCGAGCAGGCGCTGGTGCGCTATGCCGATGCCGTCGGTCTGGCCTTTCAGGTACAGGATGACATTCTTGATATCGAAGGTGACACCGCCATTCTGGGCAAAACCCAGGGCGCCGACCTGGCACTGAATAAGCCAACCTATCCGGCGTTGCTGGGCCTTGACGGTGCGCGGACCAAGGCCCGTGAACTGGTCGCCGACGCTCATGCGGCGCTGACCGAACTGCGCGGTGATACCTCGGTTCTGGCTCAACTGGCGGATTACATTATTAACCGCGACCACTGA
- the dxs gene encoding 1-deoxy-D-xylulose-5-phosphate synthase: protein MTLTEIPGSRPSTPLLDSIDSPADLRALDADLLPQVCAELREFLLYSVSQSGGHFAAGLGVVELTVALHHAFNTPEDRLVWDVGHQAYPHKILTGRREQMPSIRSAEGPAAFPLREESEYDTFGVGHSSTSIGAALGMALALRAQQKEQQTVAIIGDGAMSAGMAFEALNHAGHVKADMLVILNDNDMSISNNVGALNKYFTRIWSSRTYSALREGSKRVLEKIPAAWEFARRTEEHMKGMVAPGTLFEELGFNYYGPIDGHDLDELLLTLQNLKKLKGPRFLHVVTRKGKGFQPAEDDPIKYHALKGSNAGAGVKLPSYSNVFGNWLCDMAAADERLMGITPAMREGSDLIRFSQEFPERYFDVAIAEQHAVTLAAGLACEGAKPVVAIYSTFLQRAYDQLIHDVALQNLDVLFAIDRAGLVGEDGPTHHGAYDLSYLRCIPNMVVMTPSDENECRQMLYTGYQHEGPAAVRYPRGSGTGVEPAAEMQALAMGKGILRRESSAAAGKRVAILAFGAPLREALLVATTLDASVADMRFVKPLDTELVLQLAADHDLLVTLEENAVMGGAGSAVLEALAAANVQVPVLTLGIPDRYIEHASPAQQQRDIALDTDSILGSIRSRLAKG from the coding sequence ATGACATTGACTGAAATTCCTGGCTCCCGCCCAAGTACGCCGCTGCTGGACAGCATTGACTCTCCGGCCGATCTGCGCGCGCTGGATGCCGACCTGTTACCCCAGGTCTGTGCTGAGCTGCGGGAGTTTCTGCTGTACAGCGTAAGCCAGTCCGGCGGCCACTTTGCCGCAGGTCTGGGGGTGGTTGAGCTGACCGTCGCTCTGCATCACGCATTTAATACCCCGGAAGACCGTCTGGTCTGGGACGTGGGTCATCAGGCGTATCCGCACAAAATCCTGACCGGCCGCCGCGAGCAGATGCCAAGCATCCGCAGCGCTGAAGGGCCGGCGGCATTCCCGCTGCGTGAAGAAAGCGAGTACGACACCTTTGGTGTGGGTCATTCCAGTACCTCTATCGGTGCGGCCTTAGGCATGGCGCTGGCGTTGCGCGCGCAGCAGAAAGAACAGCAAACTGTGGCCATTATCGGCGATGGCGCCATGAGCGCCGGCATGGCCTTTGAAGCGCTTAACCACGCCGGCCACGTTAAAGCCGATATGCTGGTGATCCTGAACGACAACGATATGTCGATCTCCAACAACGTCGGTGCGCTGAACAAATACTTCACCCGCATCTGGTCGAGCCGCACCTATTCCGCTTTGCGTGAAGGCAGTAAACGGGTGCTGGAGAAAATTCCGGCGGCGTGGGAATTTGCCCGCCGAACCGAAGAACATATGAAGGGCATGGTCGCGCCCGGCACCTTATTCGAAGAGCTGGGCTTCAACTATTACGGCCCGATCGACGGTCACGATCTGGATGAGCTGCTGCTTACCCTGCAGAACCTGAAAAAGCTCAAAGGCCCGCGCTTCCTGCACGTGGTTACCCGTAAAGGCAAAGGCTTTCAGCCGGCTGAAGACGACCCGATCAAATACCATGCACTGAAAGGCAGCAATGCCGGCGCTGGTGTGAAACTGCCGAGCTATTCCAATGTGTTCGGTAACTGGCTGTGTGATATGGCGGCCGCCGATGAGCGCCTGATGGGTATTACTCCGGCGATGCGTGAAGGCTCTGACCTGATCCGCTTCTCGCAGGAATTCCCGGAGCGTTATTTCGATGTTGCCATTGCCGAACAGCATGCGGTGACCCTGGCTGCTGGTCTGGCCTGTGAAGGTGCCAAACCGGTGGTGGCGATTTATTCGACCTTCCTGCAGCGCGCCTATGATCAGCTGATTCACGATGTCGCATTACAGAATCTGGATGTGCTGTTTGCCATCGACCGCGCTGGTCTGGTCGGTGAAGACGGCCCGACGCATCACGGTGCCTACGATTTAAGTTACCTGCGCTGCATCCCGAACATGGTGGTCATGACCCCATCGGATGAAAACGAATGCCGTCAGATGCTTTATACCGGCTATCAGCACGAAGGCCCGGCCGCAGTGCGTTATCCGCGTGGCAGTGGCACCGGGGTTGAGCCAGCCGCAGAGATGCAGGCTCTGGCGATGGGTAAAGGCATTTTACGCCGCGAAAGTTCTGCCGCAGCGGGTAAGCGGGTTGCCATTCTCGCCTTCGGTGCGCCTCTGCGTGAGGCTTTGCTGGTGGCAACCACTCTGGATGCCAGCGTCGCCGATATGCGTTTTGTTAAACCACTGGATACCGAACTGGTATTACAGCTGGCGGCAGACCATGACCTGCTGGTCACACTGGAAGAAAACGCTGTGATGGGCGGGGCCGGCAGTGCCGTGCTGGAAGCGCTGGCAGCCGCCAATGTACAGGTTCCGGTACTGACTCTGGGCATCCCCGACCGCTATATCGAACATGCCTCTCCTGCCCAGCAGCAGCGCGATATTGCGCTGGATACCGATAGTATCCTCGGCAGCATCCGCAGCCGTCTGGCAAAAGGCTGA
- a CDS encoding sensor histidine kinase has translation MAKRHILLSLLLAAIIGVGVYELSVRVEQQRTAAISANLLQHVYIRALREYYQLLGDVEQLLNDHPPGYIELQQYRLNSPLGPFMLIGEENSEALAVTGDWLLRMSLQDLKAEIGVPARLASHPGLLMNLYSPDSKRSLIIRLELYEWLHQITSDMGYGDTTLLVMYQAQPLSAPAPQQRQQMMVFNDFLLPEFSLYLDRSQIENHFFQTYLPISAAAGSALVSLLLLLAVFYQYGRHVQLRRELEGRSAELAETSHILRTQMALNARSQKELLKSNYQLRGLNRDLENAQTRLQLSERLAGLGELSAGIAHEINNPVAYISSNLKELGNDMQALLDFVRAIDEASDLLDIKSDYYQELLLAYQRLDIKQVTSVAPARLQDCIRGTERVTQIIADMRKLSRTQSHMQWCQLNDDISSIINIARARLPGNISLQVELTELPEVYCNSSQIGQVVLNILVNAIQALEKDGGTIRISEVLANGVLSISIRDDGPGMDNAVAARVFEPFFTTKLEGDGTGLGLALCYKLMQEHQGGIELETAPGKGACFTLILPIGEKNHAE, from the coding sequence ATGGCTAAACGTCATATTCTGCTTAGCCTGCTGCTCGCTGCAATCATCGGAGTGGGAGTTTATGAGCTGAGTGTGCGCGTAGAGCAGCAGCGAACCGCCGCGATTTCCGCCAATCTGCTGCAGCACGTTTATATCCGCGCTTTACGTGAGTATTACCAGTTGCTGGGGGATGTGGAACAGCTGCTGAATGACCATCCTCCGGGTTATATCGAGTTGCAGCAGTACCGGCTGAACTCGCCGCTCGGCCCCTTTATGCTGATCGGCGAAGAGAATTCTGAAGCGCTGGCAGTAACCGGTGACTGGTTGCTGCGTATGTCATTGCAGGATCTGAAAGCCGAGATCGGCGTCCCGGCAAGGCTTGCCAGTCATCCCGGTCTGCTGATGAATCTGTACTCTCCGGACAGCAAGCGCAGTCTGATTATTCGTCTGGAATTATATGAGTGGCTGCATCAGATCACCTCAGATATGGGCTATGGCGATACCACGCTGCTGGTCATGTATCAGGCACAGCCGCTGTCAGCACCGGCACCGCAGCAGCGTCAGCAGATGATGGTATTTAACGATTTTCTGCTGCCCGAATTCAGCCTCTATCTCGACCGCAGCCAGATTGAGAATCATTTTTTTCAGACCTATCTGCCCATTTCAGCTGCCGCTGGCAGTGCGCTTGTATCCCTGTTGCTGTTGCTTGCAGTGTTTTATCAGTATGGCCGCCATGTGCAGTTGCGTCGTGAGCTGGAAGGGCGCTCGGCCGAGCTGGCAGAAACCAGTCATATCCTGCGAACGCAGATGGCTCTGAATGCGCGCAGCCAGAAAGAGTTACTGAAAAGTAATTACCAGTTACGTGGTCTGAACCGTGATCTGGAAAATGCCCAGACGCGACTGCAACTCTCTGAACGGCTGGCCGGGCTGGGGGAATTATCGGCCGGTATTGCTCATGAAATAAATAATCCCGTGGCCTATATCAGCAGCAATCTGAAAGAGCTGGGCAATGACATGCAGGCGTTATTGGACTTTGTTCGGGCTATCGATGAGGCTTCCGACCTGCTGGATATTAAATCGGATTATTATCAGGAATTACTGCTCGCCTATCAGCGTCTGGATATTAAACAGGTGACCAGTGTTGCTCCGGCACGCCTGCAGGATTGTATTCGCGGTACCGAGCGTGTCACCCAGATTATTGCCGATATGCGCAAGCTCAGCCGTACTCAGTCGCATATGCAGTGGTGCCAGCTGAATGATGATATCAGCAGCATTATCAATATTGCCCGCGCCCGCCTGCCGGGCAACATCAGCCTGCAGGTGGAACTGACCGAATTGCCGGAGGTGTACTGCAACTCCTCACAGATAGGGCAGGTGGTGCTGAATATTCTGGTGAATGCCATTCAGGCACTGGAAAAAGACGGCGGTACTATCCGTATCAGTGAGGTGCTGGCAAATGGTGTGCTGAGCATCAGTATCCGTGACGATGGTCCGGGCATGGACAACGCTGTGGCCGCCCGGGTATTCGAGCCCTTTTTTACTACTAAACTGGAAGGTGATGGCACCGGCCTGGGGCTGGCGCTGTGCTACAAACTGATGCAGGAACATCAGGGAGGGATTGAGCTTGAGACCGCTCCCGGTAAAGGCGCCTGTTTTACCCTGATTCTGCCGATCGGAGAAAAGAACCATGCTGAGTGA
- a CDS encoding HD domain-containing phosphohydrolase: MLSDNVQIPLQEKHGRLLIVDDEEAVQQALKRLFHRQYEVVVLGSGAAAVELLQQDEFDLIISDMRMPGMSGAELLKHCFEQYPDMIRILLTGYSDLESAIKAVNEGNIYRYISKPWDNDQLRNIVAEALDTRELKAANIRLNAHIAEQNAELARLNLELQDKYQQKSDQVGEAEEKLHDAYRTLRQEFNSMVHILVGIMEARNGEEKGCSESLARLAKLFAEFSGLDGQAIQDVYYAALLRNIGKVTLPDSVLSKALTQMSVSEKSDYAHFPINGQTSLMLLEPLQNVANIIRSHMELYNGKGFPDKLSGSAIPKEARILRIVSDYADLQREHNFLGETLDEETVRAYLLKMAGQRYDRELVDVFMTVLDDFEEAVVPNLERIDIKEARSGMVLAGNLVSPAGVVLLSEGTELTERHITKLAAMERQFEGHEIKLHVRREPAAKK; the protein is encoded by the coding sequence ATGCTGAGTGATAATGTTCAGATTCCGCTGCAGGAAAAGCACGGTCGTCTGCTGATTGTGGATGACGAAGAAGCTGTGCAGCAGGCGCTGAAGCGTTTGTTCCATCGCCAGTACGAGGTGGTTGTTCTGGGCAGTGGTGCGGCGGCGGTTGAGCTGCTGCAGCAGGATGAATTTGATCTGATTATTTCCGATATGCGTATGCCGGGTATGAGCGGGGCAGAACTGCTGAAGCATTGTTTTGAGCAATATCCGGATATGATCCGCATTCTGCTTACCGGCTACTCTGACCTTGAGTCTGCTATCAAAGCGGTCAACGAAGGTAATATCTACCGTTATATCTCCAAACCCTGGGACAACGATCAGCTGCGTAATATTGTGGCCGAAGCGCTCGATACCCGTGAACTCAAAGCCGCCAATATCCGTCTTAATGCGCATATTGCAGAGCAGAATGCTGAGCTTGCGCGCCTGAATCTTGAGTTGCAGGACAAGTATCAGCAGAAGTCGGATCAGGTGGGGGAGGCAGAAGAAAAACTGCACGATGCTTACCGTACATTGCGGCAGGAATTTAACAGCATGGTGCATATTCTGGTGGGCATCATGGAAGCGCGTAACGGTGAAGAAAAAGGCTGCAGTGAAAGCCTGGCACGGCTGGCCAAATTATTTGCTGAATTTTCCGGTCTCGATGGTCAGGCCATTCAGGATGTGTATTACGCTGCCCTGCTGAGAAATATCGGTAAGGTAACCTTACCCGACAGTGTGCTGAGTAAGGCCCTGACGCAAATGAGCGTCAGCGAAAAATCCGATTATGCCCATTTCCCCATTAATGGTCAGACAAGCCTGATGCTGCTCGAACCACTGCAGAATGTGGCCAATATCATCCGCTCGCATATGGAGCTGTATAACGGCAAAGGTTTTCCCGACAAGCTAAGCGGCAGCGCGATTCCCAAAGAGGCGCGCATACTGCGTATCGTCAGCGACTATGCGGATCTTCAGCGCGAACATAATTTTCTCGGCGAAACCCTGGACGAGGAAACGGTCCGGGCTTATCTGCTGAAGATGGCCGGGCAGCGTTATGACCGCGAGCTGGTGGATGTGTTTATGACGGTGCTGGATGACTTTGAAGAAGCCGTGGTACCAAACCTGGAACGCATCGATATCAAAGAGGCCCGCAGCGGTATGGTTCTGGCCGGTAATCTGGTCAGTCCTGCCGGCGTAGTGCTGTTGTCAGAAGGTACGGAGCTGACCGAGCGGCATATCACCAAACTGGCGGCGATGGAGCGGCAGTTTGAAGGCCATGAAATTAAACTGCACGTGCGGCGGGAGCCCGCCGCGAAAAAGTAA
- the ribA gene encoding GTP cyclohydrolase II encodes MSITFIASSKLPTPFGVFTMHGFEDSSNGKEHVALSMGDIANGEPVLARAHSECLTGDALFSMRCDCGYQLEEALRAVAEAGRGVVLYLRQEGRGIGLLNKIRAYNLQDQGADTVEANEQLGFGADMRDYSMCRPMLDHLGIHAIRLMTNNPRKVKALSEAGVDVVERVSLQVGRNPHNDGYLNTKASKLGHYLPQSAAGIVTHQDDDIPGNSDDAQQ; translated from the coding sequence TTGAGTATCACATTCATTGCTTCGTCCAAATTACCGACCCCGTTCGGTGTCTTCACCATGCATGGCTTTGAAGACAGCAGCAACGGCAAAGAGCACGTAGCTCTGTCCATGGGCGATATCGCCAATGGCGAGCCGGTACTGGCGCGGGCACATTCTGAATGTCTGACCGGCGATGCGCTGTTCAGTATGCGTTGTGACTGTGGCTACCAGCTGGAAGAAGCGCTGCGCGCGGTGGCCGAAGCCGGACGTGGTGTGGTGTTGTACCTGCGTCAGGAAGGCCGTGGCATTGGCCTGCTGAATAAGATCCGTGCATACAACCTGCAGGATCAGGGAGCCGATACCGTTGAAGCCAACGAACAGCTGGGTTTTGGTGCTGATATGCGTGATTACAGCATGTGCCGGCCAATGCTCGACCATCTGGGCATCCACGCCATCCGTCTGATGACCAATAACCCGCGCAAGGTTAAAGCACTGAGCGAAGCCGGTGTGGATGTGGTTGAGCGGGTATCGTTACAGGTAGGCCGCAACCCGCACAACGATGGCTATCTGAACACCAAGGCCAGCAAGTTGGGGCATTATCTGCCGCAATCGGCGGCTGGTATCGTCACTCATCAGGATGACGATATTCCGGGTAACAGCGACGACGCTCAGCAGTAA